GTTAGAAGGTAGAACTTCATCCAAAAAAGCTTCCAATACCAAAGTATCTTGAATCGTGCCTAAGACTTCCTGAATTTGCTTAATCTCCTGCACATATTCTTGATAAACCGGCCCATAATGCTGTCTAAACAAGCTCATTTGATAGCGTACCCGTTTCGCTTGTTTGCGCAGATCGTGTAATGCTTCGCCCTGTTCTGAAATCTGGGCTTCAGCCCCCTTGAGAGTTAACCGAGTTTGCCGCTTGATTTTCTCTCCATCTACAGTTACCCCAACCCACCAAGCTGGATGCAGCAATAATTGATTAATGTAAGGTAACAAGAGATCGGGTAATACACTATTAACCGGTAGTTCTGCCCAATTCTGATAGTGCGGCTCTTCCAACCATGTGTTTACCGACTGCTTAAAGTTCTTATACGTCTTACCCTTGAGGAAGTTTTTCACGGTTTTGAAAACTTTAGAGCGTCGTTTGGATAATTTTTGCAAGGCTTTCTCTAATAAGGGTTGCTCCTTAGCTTTTACTTGGGGTTGATACTCTTGCAGAGCTTCTTGCAGCACATCTAAATCTCGCAACTCTCCCAGGATTCTTGCCATTTTACCAATCCGCTTGTTACTCATCTGGGGGGGTAAGTCTAAAATGGGGGCAAAACCGGTAACTGCACTGCGTAACCGGCGCATTCCAACCCGCATCTGATGTAAATCTTCCGGATCTTGGTCAGCTAAAACCTTCTGTTCATAAGCAATCGCTTTGTGGAAATACTTTTCCATGCCCAGATAAGCCCAATCTCTTAACTGTTGCGTTTGAGAGTGTCGCTGTTGAATCATCGTCTGTGCCCCTTACAATCAAATGAATCGCTCTAGCTGTTTAGGATATTTAGCTAAGAAGATCTAGGATAACCGACTTACACTCTCCTAGTAATTTGAATTATCAAAACTTCACAACTCTAAACTGTATCCGTTAGTACAGATCATTGCCTTCTGCTTTCAAACTGACTCACCCATGGCGATCGCCCAATTGATCGACACAAGCAAGCCTTGACCCATCCATCTATTGAAATTGGTCTCTAAGCCCTATATACTAAACTATAGATCAACCTTTTCTCAATTTACAGATTATTATGCCTCTCTACGATTATTTCTGCCCTAGTAATAATCGCCAGGTGGAAGTTTTTCATTCCCTCAATCAGACCATCGACACTTGGGGAAAACTGTGTGAATTAGCCCATATTGATCCTGAATGCACCCCCTTAGATGCACCGGTGCGTCGTTTAGTGAGCGCGCCTATGCTCAGTATTCCCACAAGCAATAATGATTACAAAAATTTAGGGTTTAGTAAATTAGTCAAGCGGGATGACGGCGTTTATGAAAACGTCACGGCAAAAGACGGAGAAGACCCCATTTACTATCGAAATCAAAGCTCTACCCATGGTGCTGACTCGAGTAGCTAATTCCCCTTCAGCTTAAACCATCCCTTCAATGAAGCCTTGATAGAATCACGCAAGTAACTTAACCCATTACCCAGAAAGAACCGTTATTTAACAAGGGGCTTCAGCCCCTTGTTAAGCGGAGTGTCACCAAGACAAAAAGCATTTACATGGGAGGGGCTGTTTTCGTGCCTAAATGGATAGACTTATCTGCACCCCGATAAGCATAATCAATGCCTAATTCTTTACAGAAATCTGCCAAGATGACATAAGTAGAACGCTTTAATAAAACTCCTTGCACAAAGGGTTGCACAGGGAAATCTTGGTCACCAATGGCATTTCCATTCACATCCAAGGGACGATTTAGGTAAATGTCAACATTGGGAAAATTGGGAATAATAGGAGCATCGGTCATATACTGAGGTTTGTATTTATCCGAAAGTAGGTTAATAAACCGGATGTCCCCGCTTTGGACTGTACCAATTCTGATTTGGAAGGGTGAGGTTAAATCTAATAACCGAGCATAACACCGGTTATCAGACAGGATATATCCTGTAGAAATTACTCGACCCCCAAAGAAGAGCCGACATTCTGTTTCTTGTTGATAATTTTCGATCTTTTGTAAGTCCGGATCGGCAGCAGCTTGCATGAAATTACGGATTTTATCTCGAAGGATATCACCCCCTACACCACCGCGATCGGAAGATTTCAGTTGCCACCAGTCCCAGCGCTCTGCTGTTCCTCCAGGCCATCCATCATGCCAACTAATGGGGCCATAATTATCATGGGGGAGACCATAATATCTAGCTGTACCAAAAGAAACTCCTGTACCTCGCCAAGCTTGCCACTTGGAGAAATCCCGATTGGCGGCTGCTTCTGCATGAGTCATGACAGTAGAGATGGTAATATCGTTGGTACCCCAACCCAAATCTAGGGCTAGGGATGCAACTTCTTTACACATATTGTCAATCTGAATATTAGTAGGAGGATAATCTCGCCAAGCCACTCCTCCCATACAAGAGCAACAGATACTAACCGAATTAGCATTGCGGGCATAAGTATGAGTCCGCAACATTTGGTCATAGCCGGTGTGCCGTTTAACCGTGCCATCACTCATGACTATAGTATGGTAATGACCAGGAGTTGCCCAGTTATAGTGAGTTCCACTCCAGTGTAAATAGATTTTCCGAATGATTTGACCCATAAACTTGCCTGATCCTAAGATATCGACCTCATTATATTTCAGGGATTTCGTCTAGAATATTAAAGTTGGGCAAAAAAGAAGCTTTCTTTAAAAAGAGCGATCGCCTCGATCCGCAATTTAACCTAGTTCGTGACCCCTCTCCCTGACCCACAAAATCCCCAAGATCGAGTAAAAGTCCTCTCCCCAAACCGGTTCAGAATGCACCATAATAGGAAACAGAACTGGCCAAGGTTTTGGCTAACTCCACCCTTCACCCTATAACTGAATAAAACCTCCTACCACCATGACTGCCATCGTGCATTCCCTCTTTGATGCCCTCGCTCCTGAACCTTCTGAAGACTCCTTATCTGCCAGTACCCTAAAACTCGCTGTTGGAGATGCCCGTGAAGTCCTTGAACAACAACGACAGAAAAACCAAACCCTAACCACTAAACTCAATATATTATTTGTAACGAATGGAGCCTTGCTAACCAGTTTAACCCTATCTCGGTTGGTGCTAGTACCTAACCTGATCACAGTTGCTGAGTTGCTGGGCTTTCTTGTAAACTTTACATTGCTGATTTCGGCATTTCTCCCTCGGCAAATGGCAGTCAGCCCCAATTTAGGCGATCGCAAATTCCTCGAAACTTACCTCTCCCTCTCACCGGAGGAGTATCAACTCCAAATGTTGGTTAACTGGTCAGAAGCCTATAATGCCAATAAACAACGCCTTGATGATATCTCCCAATCCCTCTCCTATGCTGCTTATGCGACTTGGATGTTGGCGCTGGTGATTCTGACAGATATGGTAGTGGCTAACTTCTGTCCAGGGATGGCTTGTTTCCCTACTGTTTTGACTTACTTTGCCCTATGAGTTCCACTGCGGACAATCCCAATCCTCCCAAAAAGAAAGTCAACCTGCCGGAACCGGATCAGGATAATATTACGGTACTAACCAATAAGTTGCCCAAAAGGCCAATTTTGCCGTGGAACCGTTACGATTCTCCTTGGCACGATCCAGAAAAGAAAGGTTCTTTGAAAGAAGAAGAGTCTAAAATAGCACCGAATGTAGAATATGAAGAGGCTGAAACTCCAGAAGAAACGCAAAAAGGAAATACAATTCCCTTTAAGCGCCATCAAGGATAGGTGTACTGATTACCAATTGCCCGTTACCATAATTCTAATTGTCCTGGGGGAACATTCCCTCGGCGGTTTCGGTGGTATCCCAAGTGGCAACCGGTGCAGA
The Roseofilum reptotaenium CS-1145 DNA segment above includes these coding regions:
- a CDS encoding N-acetylmuramoyl-L-alanine amidase; translated protein: MGQIIRKIYLHWSGTHYNWATPGHYHTIVMSDGTVKRHTGYDQMLRTHTYARNANSVSICCSCMGGVAWRDYPPTNIQIDNMCKEVASLALDLGWGTNDITISTVMTHAEAAANRDFSKWQAWRGTGVSFGTARYYGLPHDNYGPISWHDGWPGGTAERWDWWQLKSSDRGGVGGDILRDKIRNFMQAAADPDLQKIENYQQETECRLFFGGRVISTGYILSDNRCYARLLDLTSPFQIRIGTVQSGDIRFINLLSDKYKPQYMTDAPIIPNFPNVDIYLNRPLDVNGNAIGDQDFPVQPFVQGVLLKRSTYVILADFCKELGIDYAYRGADKSIHLGTKTAPPM
- a CDS encoding zinc ribbon domain-containing protein, with amino-acid sequence MPLYDYFCPSNNRQVEVFHSLNQTIDTWGKLCELAHIDPECTPLDAPVRRLVSAPMLSIPTSNNDYKNLGFSKLVKRDDGVYENVTAKDGEDPIYYRNQSSTHGADSSS
- a CDS encoding CHAD domain-containing protein; the protein is MIQQRHSQTQQLRDWAYLGMEKYFHKAIAYEQKVLADQDPEDLHQMRVGMRRLRSAVTGFAPILDLPPQMSNKRIGKMARILGELRDLDVLQEALQEYQPQVKAKEQPLLEKALQKLSKRRSKVFKTVKNFLKGKTYKNFKQSVNTWLEEPHYQNWAELPVNSVLPDLLLPYINQLLLHPAWWVGVTVDGEKIKRQTRLTLKGAEAQISEQGEALHDLRKQAKRVRYQMSLFRQHYGPVYQEYVQEIKQIQEVLGTIQDTLVLEAFLDEVLPSNWRQEGPGLTKLLTKQRYECWKEWYKLQQRYLNELVRQGLRQAAISPLIAIAVTDNNTLDSKDLPEEMNSGKTTNHRHLHNKH